TTTCGTTTTTCTACTCTTGCTTTTTCAAAGGTCTCCTCATCAATAATTGGAGGGTAGAATTCATCGCCAAGGTAGTGCTTGTTTTGCAACATCTTACTTGCTGTGGCGTGGTAGCAGTCTATCCCGGCTTTTTTAGCAGCCCCCTTCAAAGAAAGTCCTGCCAAGTACCCTGAAAATAATTCCCTTACTTTTTCCGCTGCTATATCATCTACAACAGCCTTTCCATCTTCAATTCTATATCCATAGGGTGTGTGACCCATTAATTCACCAACCTTTCCTTCAATGTGATTCCACATTTTAATTCAAATCCGACTTCCTCTCGTGAAAAAACAATAATCTTTTCTACGTAATTTTCAAACAGCTCATCCTCATAGGCTGTGAGCATTTTGGACTTAGTGGCAAACCTAAGTAGATGATTAACTTCCTCTACCTTAGCAAGATTTCCATTGACGAAACGAGTAAGTTGATCCTTTTCAGCAAGAAGCCTTTCTCTTTCTTGTACCAGTGAGTTCTTTTCCTTATTGTAAAGAGCAGGTTCCAGATATCCTTTGGCCATTAAACCCGTAAGCACCTGGCTCTGCTCCATGTTGTTTTCAATCTTAATTTCCAACTCTTCAATTCTATGAAAACTCGCTGCATTGTTCTGGTTACGTAACCCCTCCAAAAGTGGTCTT
The DNA window shown above is from Thermicanus aegyptius DSM 12793 and carries:
- a CDS encoding zinc ribbon domain-containing protein; protein product: MHSSGRKYIAWCCSKHISNITECSMQFIRDDDIKTAFVTMMNKLIFGQKFILRPLLEGLRNQNNAASFHRIEELEIKIENNMEQSQVLTGLMAKGYLEPALYNKEKNSLVQERERLLAEKDQLTRFVNGNLAKVEEVNHLLRFATKSKMLTAYEDELFENYVEKIIVFSREEVGFELKCGITLKERLVN
- a CDS encoding recombinase family protein, with translation MWNHIEGKVGELMGHTPYGYRIEDGKAVVDDIAAEKVRELFSGYLAGLSLKGAAKKAGIDCYHATASKMLQNKHYLGDEFYPPIIDEETFEKARVEKRKRAKKLGRIWEPKDEPETDYPIKFKAKPLVQKYDDPYKQAEYAYSLIESEV